From Afipia carboxidovorans OM5, one genomic window encodes:
- the trbJ gene encoding P-type conjugative transfer protein TrbJ: MKTYRSPRRALMLAATMLATPLAVSPILSTPAAAQWVVYDPTNYAQNVLTAARSLEQINNQIRSLQNEAQGLINQARNLTSLPYSSLQQLQQNVQRTQQLLRQAQNIAYDVQNIDQMFQQQYGKASLTASDTELVNGARSRWQNTVGGLQDAMRVQAGVVANIDTNRAQMSALVDQSQGATGALQATQAGNQLLALLAQQLADLTAVGAANGRAQALTEAERAAAAEQGREQRRRFLTPGSGYQPGNAQMFGNRN, encoded by the coding sequence ATGAAGACCTATCGTTCCCCCCGGCGCGCGCTCATGCTCGCGGCGACCATGCTGGCGACGCCGCTCGCGGTCTCGCCAATACTCTCGACTCCGGCTGCCGCGCAGTGGGTGGTCTATGACCCCACCAACTACGCCCAAAATGTCCTGACGGCAGCGCGTTCGCTCGAGCAGATCAACAATCAGATTCGTTCGCTCCAGAACGAAGCGCAGGGCCTCATCAACCAGGCGCGCAATCTCACCAGCCTGCCGTATTCGTCGCTCCAGCAACTCCAGCAAAACGTCCAGCGCACGCAGCAGCTCCTGCGGCAGGCACAGAACATCGCCTACGACGTCCAGAACATCGACCAGATGTTTCAGCAGCAATACGGGAAGGCCTCGCTCACCGCGTCCGACACCGAACTCGTCAATGGCGCGCGCTCACGTTGGCAGAATACGGTGGGTGGACTTCAGGACGCCATGCGCGTGCAGGCAGGCGTGGTTGCCAATATCGACACCAACCGCGCGCAGATGTCGGCGTTGGTCGATCAGAGCCAAGGCGCGACCGGCGCGCTGCAGGCGACGCAAGCAGGCAACCAGCTTCTCGCGCTCCTCGCCCAGCAGCTCGCCGATCTCACCGCGGTCGGCGCCGCCAACGGCCGCGCCCAGGCGCTCACCGAGGCCGAACGCGCCGCAGCGGCAGAGCAGGGCCGCGAGCAGCGTCGGCGATTCCTGACGCCTGGCTCCGGCTACCAGCCGGGCAACGCCCAGATGTTCGGCAACCGCAACTGA
- the trbK-alt gene encoding putative entry exclusion protein TrbK-alt — protein sequence MDGKMLARLGAVVFIAVAITAMAIEMTRKERAPEPVPVRLLEPVRDPLRDGQRRCQQLGQAAASDPDCMRVWAETRDRFLGRPATPASPPAEGR from the coding sequence ATGGACGGCAAGATGCTGGCCCGGTTGGGCGCCGTCGTCTTCATCGCCGTCGCCATCACGGCGATGGCGATCGAGATGACCAGGAAGGAGCGCGCGCCGGAGCCCGTTCCGGTGCGCCTCCTCGAACCTGTGCGTGATCCCCTTCGCGACGGCCAACGTCGATGCCAGCAGCTCGGTCAGGCCGCGGCCAGCGATCCCGACTGCATGCGCGTCTGGGCCGAAACCCGCGATCGTTTCCTCGGCCGACCGGCAACTCCTGCCTCTCCGCCAGCAGAAGGACGCTGA